In a genomic window of Vigna angularis cultivar LongXiaoDou No.4 chromosome 6, ASM1680809v1, whole genome shotgun sequence:
- the LOC108321909 gene encoding uncharacterized protein LOC108321909 isoform X3 translates to MFQDQRMFQRGVLVLEPEKTGGEAVDITPKEFGVRTLAQEYGGAAFTVSGDVVFFANYNDQRLYKQSISSLDEPPLPLTPDYGGPVVSYADGILDARFNRFLCVREDRRESSLNPPTTIVSIALGSKDVQEPVVLVGGSDFYAYPRLDSKSERIAWIQWNHPNMPWDKTELWVGYISENGEIYKRVCVAGHDPSLVESPTEPKWSSEGELFFITDRENGFWNLHKWIESENKVVSVYSLEAEFTRPLWTFGVNSYEFVQSSKQLIACSYRQHGKSYLGIVDVEGSKLTVIDFPCTDINNITSGNDFLYVEGASEVLPSSVAKVTFDDDKSKAVDFNIIWSSSPDSLKYSSYISKPELIEFPTAVPGQNAYAYFYPPSNPDFQASEEEKPPLLLKSHGGPTQETRGILNLSVQYWTSRGWAVVDVNYGGSTGYGRAYRERLLRQWGIVDVNDCCSCATYLVESGKVDKERLCIMGGSAGGYTTLAVLAFRNTFQAGASLYGIADFNLLRAETHKFESHYVENLVGGDKEMYERSPINHVDDFSCPIIIFQGLEDKVVPPDQAEKIYQAVKEKGVPVALVEYEGEQHGFRKAENIKNTIEQEMVFFARLIGHFDVADDITPIKIDNFDC, encoded by the exons ATGTTCCAAGATCAACGAATGTTCCA GCGTGGAGTTCTTGTTCTTGAGCCAGAAAAAACAGGAGGTGAGGCTGTGGATATTACTCCTAAGGAGTTTGGAGTGAGAACATTGGCTCAGGAATATGGAGGCGCTGCTTTTACTGTTTCTGGGGATGTTGTCTTCTTTGCAAATTACAATGATCAGAGGTTGTACAAGCAGTCCATCAGTTCTCTGG ATGAGCCTCCTTTACCACTCACTCCGGATTATGGTGGACCCGTAGTCAGCTATGCTGATGGAATATTGGATGCACGATTTAACCGTTTTCTTTGTGTTAGGGAAG ATCGTCGTGAAAGCAGTCTAAATCCACCTACAACTATTGTATCCATAGCACTTGGCAGCAAAGATGTTCAGG AACCAGTTGTTCTAGTTGGTGGGAGTGACTTCTATGCCTACCCACGTCTAGATTCTAAAAGTGAGAGAATAGCATGGATTCAGTGGAATCACCCCAACATGCCATGGGACAAAACAGAACTTTGGGTTGGCTATATTTCTGAAAATGG TGAGATCTACAAACGTGTTTGTGTTGCTGGGCATGATCCTTCACTTGTGGAGTCTCCAACTGAACCCAAGTGGTCCTCTGAGG GGGAGTTGTTTTTCATCACAGATAGAGAAAATGGTTTTTGGAATCTCCACAAATGG ATTGAGTCTGAGAATAAGGTCGTGTCAGTTTATTCTTTAGAAGCTGAGTTTACAAGGCCACTCTGGACGTTTGGTGTGAATTCTTATGAATTTGTTCAAAGTTCTAAACAGTTAATTGCTTGCAGTTACAG GCAGCATGGAAAGTCATATCTGGGTATTGTTGATGTAGAGGGCTCAAAGCTAACTGTGATTGATTTCCCTTGCACAGACATAAATAACATA ACATCTGGTAATGATTTCTTGTACGTGGAGGGAGCATCTGAGGTTCTTCCATCATCAGTGGCCAAG GTGacttttgatgatgataaatcAAAAGCAGTGGATTTCAATATTATCTGGTCCTCATCACCAGATAGTCTAAAGTATAGCTCATACATCAGTAAGCCAGAGTTGATTGAATTCCCAACTGCCGTTCCTGGTCAAAATGCTTATGCATACTTTTACCCACCATCTAATCCTGATTTCCAAGCTAGTGAAGAAGAAAAGCCTCCACTGTTATTGAAGAGTCACG gTGGCCCAACTCAAGAAACTCgtggaattttaaatttgagCGTTCAGTACTGGACTAGCCGAGGTTGGGCAGTCGTTGATGTTAATTATGGGGGAAGCACTG GTTATGGCAGGGCATACAGAGAACGACTTTTGAGACAGTGGGGAATAGTTGATGTTAATGACTGTTGTAGTTGTGCTACATATTTG GTGGAGAGTGGAAAGGTGGATAAGGAGAGGCTGTGTATAATGGGTGGCTCTGCTGGTGGGTATACCACCTTGGCAGTTCTTGCTTTCAGAAATACTTTTCAGGCTGGTGCTTCTTTGTATGGA ATAGCTGACTTCAATTTGTTGAGAGCAGAAACTCATAAGTTTGAATCCCATTATGTTGAAAATCTAGTTG GAGGTGATaaggagatgtatgaaagatcTCCTATTAATCATGTTGATGATTTTTCTTGTCCCATTATAATATTTCAAGGATTGGAGGACAAG GTTGTGCCACCGGATCAAGCTGAAAAAATATACCAGGCAGTGAAGGAGAAAGGTGTGCCAGTTGCTCTTGTTGAGTATGAAGGGGAACAACACGGTTTCCGAAAG GCTGAGAACATTAAGAATACAATTGAACAAGAAATGGTATTCTTTGCACGATTGATTGGGCACTTTGATGTTGCTGATGATATTACTCCTATCAAAATTGACAACTTTGATTGCTAA
- the LOC108321909 gene encoding uncharacterized protein LOC108321909 isoform X2, whose translation MAFSTVSVTAAPYGSWKSPITGDVVSGATKDLGGTAVDGRGRLIWLEFRPLESGRGVLVLEPEKTGGEAVDITPKEFGVRTLAQEYGGAAFTVSGDVVFFANYNDQRLYKQSISSLDEPPLPLTPDYGGPVVSYADGILDARFNRFLCVREDRRESSLNPPTTIVSIALGSKDVQEPVVLVGGSDFYAYPRLDSKSERIAWIQWNHPNMPWDKTELWVGYISENGEIYKRVCVAGHDPSLVESPTEPKWSSEGELFFITDRENGFWNLHKWIESENKVVSVYSLEAEFTRPLWTFGVNSYEFVQSSKQLIACSYRQHGKSYLGIVDVEGSKLTVIDFPCTDINNITSGNDFLYVEGASEVLPSSVAKVTFDDDKSKAVDFNIIWSSSPDSLKYSSYISKPELIEFPTAVPGQNAYAYFYPPSNPDFQASEEEKPPLLLKSHGGPTQETRGILNLSVQYWTSRGWAVVDVNYGGSTGYGRAYRERLLRQWGIVDVNDCCSCATYLVESGKVDKERLCIMGGSAGGYTTLAVLAFRNTFQAGASLYGIADFNLLRAETHKFESHYVENLVGGDKEMYERSPINHVDDFSCPIIIFQGLEDKVVPPDQAEKIYQAVKEKGVPVALVEYEGEQHGFRKAENIKNTIEQEMVFFARLIGHFDVADDITPIKIDNFDC comes from the exons GCGTGGAGTTCTTGTTCTTGAGCCAGAAAAAACAGGAGGTGAGGCTGTGGATATTACTCCTAAGGAGTTTGGAGTGAGAACATTGGCTCAGGAATATGGAGGCGCTGCTTTTACTGTTTCTGGGGATGTTGTCTTCTTTGCAAATTACAATGATCAGAGGTTGTACAAGCAGTCCATCAGTTCTCTGG ATGAGCCTCCTTTACCACTCACTCCGGATTATGGTGGACCCGTAGTCAGCTATGCTGATGGAATATTGGATGCACGATTTAACCGTTTTCTTTGTGTTAGGGAAG ATCGTCGTGAAAGCAGTCTAAATCCACCTACAACTATTGTATCCATAGCACTTGGCAGCAAAGATGTTCAGG AACCAGTTGTTCTAGTTGGTGGGAGTGACTTCTATGCCTACCCACGTCTAGATTCTAAAAGTGAGAGAATAGCATGGATTCAGTGGAATCACCCCAACATGCCATGGGACAAAACAGAACTTTGGGTTGGCTATATTTCTGAAAATGG TGAGATCTACAAACGTGTTTGTGTTGCTGGGCATGATCCTTCACTTGTGGAGTCTCCAACTGAACCCAAGTGGTCCTCTGAGG GGGAGTTGTTTTTCATCACAGATAGAGAAAATGGTTTTTGGAATCTCCACAAATGG ATTGAGTCTGAGAATAAGGTCGTGTCAGTTTATTCTTTAGAAGCTGAGTTTACAAGGCCACTCTGGACGTTTGGTGTGAATTCTTATGAATTTGTTCAAAGTTCTAAACAGTTAATTGCTTGCAGTTACAG GCAGCATGGAAAGTCATATCTGGGTATTGTTGATGTAGAGGGCTCAAAGCTAACTGTGATTGATTTCCCTTGCACAGACATAAATAACATA ACATCTGGTAATGATTTCTTGTACGTGGAGGGAGCATCTGAGGTTCTTCCATCATCAGTGGCCAAG GTGacttttgatgatgataaatcAAAAGCAGTGGATTTCAATATTATCTGGTCCTCATCACCAGATAGTCTAAAGTATAGCTCATACATCAGTAAGCCAGAGTTGATTGAATTCCCAACTGCCGTTCCTGGTCAAAATGCTTATGCATACTTTTACCCACCATCTAATCCTGATTTCCAAGCTAGTGAAGAAGAAAAGCCTCCACTGTTATTGAAGAGTCACG gTGGCCCAACTCAAGAAACTCgtggaattttaaatttgagCGTTCAGTACTGGACTAGCCGAGGTTGGGCAGTCGTTGATGTTAATTATGGGGGAAGCACTG GTTATGGCAGGGCATACAGAGAACGACTTTTGAGACAGTGGGGAATAGTTGATGTTAATGACTGTTGTAGTTGTGCTACATATTTG GTGGAGAGTGGAAAGGTGGATAAGGAGAGGCTGTGTATAATGGGTGGCTCTGCTGGTGGGTATACCACCTTGGCAGTTCTTGCTTTCAGAAATACTTTTCAGGCTGGTGCTTCTTTGTATGGA ATAGCTGACTTCAATTTGTTGAGAGCAGAAACTCATAAGTTTGAATCCCATTATGTTGAAAATCTAGTTG GAGGTGATaaggagatgtatgaaagatcTCCTATTAATCATGTTGATGATTTTTCTTGTCCCATTATAATATTTCAAGGATTGGAGGACAAG GTTGTGCCACCGGATCAAGCTGAAAAAATATACCAGGCAGTGAAGGAGAAAGGTGTGCCAGTTGCTCTTGTTGAGTATGAAGGGGAACAACACGGTTTCCGAAAG GCTGAGAACATTAAGAATACAATTGAACAAGAAATGGTATTCTTTGCACGATTGATTGGGCACTTTGATGTTGCTGATGATATTACTCCTATCAAAATTGACAACTTTGATTGCTAA